The Pseudomonadota bacterium nucleotide sequence CCGCTCGATCCGATGATCGGATCGAGGTGGCCAGGTCGCGAGCGTCCTCGTGAGCGAAATCTTGGGGCGGCGTTCGCATCCAAATGGCGCATCCAAACCATGAGCGGCACCCACATCATCTACTCGCTGTTCCTCGTGTTTACGGGGGCGGCCTGCCTCGCGACCGTCGCCCTGTATGCGCGCCAGGCGGTGATCGTGGCCTATATCGTTCTCGGCATCCTGCTCGGTCCCTCGGTGCTCGGGGTGGTGGCGGATTCGGGTTGGATCAAGGACGTGGCCGCCATCGGGATCATGTTTCTCCTCTATCTCATCGGGCTCAATCTCCCGCCCCGGCAGCTCGGGCGCATCCTGGGCGAGGCGCTGACGGTGTGCCTTTTGAGCTCCGCGGCCTTCCTGGTGCTCGGCTTCGCCCTCGGCGTGGCCTTCGGTTTCAGTTACGTGGAGGCCCTGTTCATCGGGGCGGCGCTCATGTTTTCGAGCACCATCATCGGCATCAAGTTACTGCCGACCACGGCCTTGCACCACCGCCACACCGGCCAGATCATCATCAGCGTGTTGCTCCTGCAGGACCTCATCGCCATCGTCCTCTTGCTCTTGCTCCAGGGCCACGGCCAGGGCGGGGGCGTGTGGCTCGAGGTCGGGCTGCAACTCCTCCTCCTGCCGGTCCTCTTGGGTCTCGCCTATCTCCTCGATCGCTTCGTGTTGGAGCGTTTGATCGCGCGCTTCGACCAGATCCACGAATATGTATTCCTGCTCGCGATCGGCTGGTGTCTCGGCATCGCCGAGCTCGGCTATGTCGCGGGGCTGCCGCACGAGATCGGGGCCTTTATCGCCGGGGTGACCTTGGCGCAGAGCCCCATTGCCCTGTTCATCGCCGAGAGCCTGAAACCGGTGCGGGATTTTTTCCTGGTCCTGTTTTTCTTTTCGCTGGGCGCGGGCCTGGATCTCCGGCTCGCGGCCGATGTGCTCGTCCCGGCGGTCACCATCGCCGTGGCGACGCTCGCCGTGAAACCGTGGGTGTTCCGGGGTCTCTTGCTGCTCGCCGGGGAACGCACGGAGCTGTCCGTCGAGATCGGGGTGCGGCTCGGGCAGATGAGCGAGTTCGCCCTGCTCATGGCGGTGTTGGCGGTCGACGCGGGGCTCATCGGCGCCCGCTCGGGCGATCTCGTGAAGGTCGCCACGGTGCTCTCCTTTGTCCTCTCGTCCTACCTCATCGTCCTGCGCTATCCTACCCCCATCGCGGTGTCCGACCGCCTGCGCCGGGATTGAGTGCAATGTTCGAGAAACCCGCGTCGACCGAGGTCCCGATCGCCGGCCGGGCCTTCGATCCGGACCGCCCGGTGCCCCGCGAGGTCCCCGCTCGCGCTGTGCGAGGCGGCGCGTTGGGCGCCCTCGTGTTACGGCGACGAGCCGTGGCGTTTCGTGATCTGGGATCGGCGCGCCGATCCCGACCACTGGGCGCGCGCCTTCGCGACACTCGCCGAGGCGAACCGCACCTGGGCCGGCGATGCCCCCATCCTGATGCTGGCCGCGGCGGCCACGGTCTTTGCTCGCGACGGGCGCGCTAACCGCTGGGGGGCCTATGACACGGGGGCCGCCGGCATGAGCCTGTGCGTACAAGCCACCGGATCGGGTCTCATGGTCCACCAGATGGGAGGCTTCGACCCCGAGCGCCTGCGCCTCGCGTTCGCCATCCCGGAGACCTTCAACCCGATGGCGATGATGGCCATCGGCTATCAACTCCCCGAATCACGCATCCCCGAAGGTGTGCGTGCGCGGGAGTACGCCCCGCGTTCGCGACGGCCACTCGGCGAGAGTTTTTTTCTCGGGGAATGGGGACGCCCCGGCCCGTGAGCCCGCCCGCCTGAGGCCGGCGTCGATGAGAACGCTACGGCTCGTGCGTTTCAACGACGCCGTCTACCGCGTGCTCTGCGATCGCGGCGAACACGTCGGGAACCTCAAATGGATCGCGGGCGTGTGGAAGTTCAAGGCCATCGGCCATGACGCCGAGGGCCGGGTGATCCCCGGCGGCGGACCGCTCACCGATCGGCACGACACCGTCTTCACCGCCCCCGACGAGCGCGACCTCTGCGCGCGGCTCTTGGGACGCTGAACCCCCCGCGCCGCTTTCGTTCCTAGCTGACAAGGAGTACACATGTACCGGCCTCGCCGAGCTTGCCGCTCACGGATGACCGCCATGACGTCTCGGTAGGGTCGGTGAGTCGAAGGCGAGAGAGGCTCGACCACCAATCGCACCCGTTCCGGCGGCAGCAGCAGATCTTCGTCTAGTGTCACGGTGCGGGCTTCGGTCATTCTTCCGGTCACGATGTAAGCATTTTCCATATCGCTTTTACGCCACAAGTCTTCGATGCTTCAATTCGAGAACGGATAGCTCCGATTCGCAATCGGAAAGCCCGCATCGAACCCCCGATGGAGCCGGTTCCGACCCAATGCTGTGTGCCACGGATCGATCAGCAAGCCTGTAGCCCGGCTGGAGTGCAATGGAATCCGGAGATTACCGACGCCAACCAGGCGCCCGATCTCGCTCACGTTCCATCCGGGCTACAAAAAATCAGGTACGGTGGGCACCGCCCACCGTTTGCGGCGCCTCCCGCAGGTGGTCGATCAAGACGGAGGTATCGACGAGGATCACACGCCGGCTCCGAACGCCGCCGGGGAATCGGCTTCGCCTGCGGCTCGCTGCCACCCAGTCGTGCCAGGCTCAGGCGGCGGGCGCTTTCGCGCTCGATCAGCGCCTTGAGCCCCTCACGGATCAGCGCCGTGCGTTCCATCAGTCCGGTCATGCGCTGCGCCTCTTGAGCAGGGTTTCATCCAGGTTGACGGTAGTACGCATGAGCGGTCTCGCACCGCCGGCACGGGGCGGCGGTCCACGCCCCGTTTTGGCCCAGAGCGTCCGCGCAATGCCCCAAAGGGTGGCGCCGCTCCGCCGGCGCGCGCCGCGTATAATCCCAAGCGGTCCTGCCCATGCCGATGCCCACGACGCCGCGGCCAACCCTTCGCGCCGCCTGGATCGCGGCCTTTCGAGACGCGGGGTTGCGGCGCGCCATGTGCGCCGCTTGCGGCGCTCTCATCCCGAGCTTGTTCGGGCTCTCCGCTTTCTTCGCCTGGCTGGAGGGCCGGCCTGGGTACGTCCTTCCCGACCCACTCCTCGACTTCCTCGGTCCGCTCGATGTGTCCGTCCCGATCTTCACGATCCTCTACGCGACCATCTTGGTCACCCTGGTCCGATCGCTGCGCGAACCCGGGCGCGTGGTGCGGGGGCTCCACGCCTATGCCGTCCTTCTCTTGCTGCGTATGGGGGCCATGGCGCTCGTCCCGCTCGATCCCCCGCCGGGCTTCGTTCCGCTGGCCGATACCTTCACCCAGCTCTTCTACCCGGGCACCGAGCCCTTCGAAAAGGATCTGTTCTTCTCCGGCCA carries:
- a CDS encoding cation:proton antiporter gives rise to the protein MSGTHIIYSLFLVFTGAACLATVALYARQAVIVAYIVLGILLGPSVLGVVADSGWIKDVAAIGIMFLLYLIGLNLPPRQLGRILGEALTVCLLSSAAFLVLGFALGVAFGFSYVEALFIGAALMFSSTIIGIKLLPTTALHHRHTGQIIISVLLLQDLIAIVLLLLLQGHGQGGGVWLEVGLQLLLLPVLLGLAYLLDRFVLERLIARFDQIHEYVFLLAIGWCLGIAELGYVAGLPHEIGAFIAGVTLAQSPIALFIAESLKPVRDFFLVLFFFSLGAGLDLRLAADVLVPAVTIAVATLAVKPWVFRGLLLLAGERTELSVEIGVRLGQMSEFALLMAVLAVDAGLIGARSGDLVKVATVLSFVLSSYLIVLRYPTPIAVSDRLRRD
- a CDS encoding sphingomyelin synthase family protein, whose product is MPTTPRPTLRAAWIAAFRDAGLRRAMCAACGALIPSLFGLSAFFAWLEGRPGYVLPDPLLDFLGPLDVSVPIFTILYATILVTLVRSLREPGRVVRGLHAYAVLLLLRMGAMALVPLDPPPGFVPLADTFTQLFYPGTEPFEKDLFFSGHTATLWLMALIATTRAGRLWSGFATLAVGVLVVVQHAHYTIDVIAAPLFAWLAWRLSAVTMRGCGSGA